The following proteins are co-located in the Pseudomonas sp. ATCC 13867 genome:
- a CDS encoding XdhC family protein: MQHLDLQVVRQALQWSNAGQRVWLCSVLFTYGSAPRAPGSLLAVNASGQWVGSLSGGCVEDDFLERVAEGEFSEPVVVVRYGDGTDTRTNIRLPCGGILDVLVENLVPDCDVQAHLRELESALLGQRRLLREVNLQDGSRRLSDDHEHGPRVERDEARVRLRVGAAQRLLLAGYSSVAHFCAEFGKGLGFEVILCDPREEALDGVVLDGIEIRRELPSIFIANGGCHADTAVVALTHDPKIDDLAMLEAVRTEAFYIGVMGSRTTSEKRRERLVRVGGLSETELARIHAPIGLNLGSKTPAEIALAVLADILRTRSGIAREAL, translated from the coding sequence GTGCAGCATCTCGATCTGCAAGTAGTCCGACAGGCGCTCCAGTGGTCCAACGCCGGGCAGCGCGTGTGGCTGTGCAGCGTGCTCTTCACCTACGGCTCGGCGCCCCGCGCGCCGGGCTCGCTGCTGGCGGTCAACGCCAGCGGCCAGTGGGTGGGTTCGCTCTCCGGGGGCTGCGTCGAGGATGATTTCCTCGAACGCGTCGCCGAGGGCGAGTTCAGCGAACCGGTGGTCGTCGTGCGCTACGGCGACGGCACCGACACCCGCACGAACATCCGCTTGCCCTGCGGCGGCATCCTCGACGTGCTGGTGGAAAACCTCGTGCCCGATTGCGACGTGCAGGCCCACCTGCGCGAGCTGGAATCGGCGCTGCTCGGCCAGCGCCGCCTGCTGCGCGAAGTGAACCTGCAGGACGGCAGCCGCCGCCTGAGCGACGACCACGAGCACGGCCCGCGGGTCGAGCGTGACGAAGCCCGCGTGCGTCTGCGCGTCGGCGCTGCGCAGCGCTTGCTGCTGGCCGGGTACTCCAGCGTCGCGCACTTCTGCGCGGAGTTCGGCAAGGGGCTGGGCTTCGAAGTCATCCTCTGTGATCCCCGCGAAGAAGCGCTGGACGGCGTGGTGCTGGACGGCATCGAAATCCGCCGCGAACTGCCGTCGATCTTCATCGCAAACGGCGGCTGCCACGCGGACACCGCCGTGGTCGCCCTGACCCACGACCCGAAGATCGACGACCTGGCGATGCTCGAGGCCGTGCGCACCGAGGCCTTCTACATCGGCGTGATGGGTTCGCGCACCACTTCCGAAAAGCGCCGCGAGCGCCTGGTACGGGTGGGAGGCCTGAGCGAGACCGAACTGGCGCGCATTCACGCGCCCATCGGCCTCAACCTGGGCAGCAAGACCCCGGCGGAAATCGCCCTGGCCGTGCTCGCCGACATCCTGCGCACCCGCAGCGGCATCGCCCGCGAGGCGCTGTGA
- a CDS encoding cytochrome c, translating to MQRILSGLTLAVGLGLAVTAQAADQELIKRGEYVSRAADCMACHTAEGGAPFAGGLPIHSPFGTIYGSNITPDKDFGIGNYSADDFFAALTEGKRKDGANLYPAMPYTSYHLIKREDSDALYAYLMSQTPVHRAAPETSLSFPFNVRMGLSGWNMLYGKSVQLESTEGKSDAYQRGQYLVEVLGHCGECHTPRNSIGALQQDKRLTGGLLNGYSAPSLLAQDLAERGWTSADLTGFLKHGMSPQGSMFNEMFPVMHLSTQHLGDEDLAAMSTYLLGDQPPQAKVVQAVAQDQLSDSAKRGRQQYLNVCAGCHGNDGEGKPHIAVAMQGNTTLRLADSRNLAKVIVEGIREQQFTGFERMQPMPGFADKLSDEQLTDLINYLRQAWGGLPGDMGVQQVAQLKAE from the coding sequence ATGCAGCGCATTCTTTCCGGCCTCACGCTGGCTGTCGGCCTCGGCCTTGCGGTCACTGCCCAGGCGGCCGACCAGGAACTGATCAAGCGCGGCGAGTACGTCTCCCGCGCCGCCGACTGCATGGCCTGCCACACCGCCGAGGGCGGCGCGCCGTTCGCCGGCGGCCTGCCGATCCACTCGCCGTTCGGCACCATCTACGGCAGCAACATCACCCCGGACAAGGACTTCGGCATCGGCAACTACAGCGCTGACGACTTCTTCGCTGCCCTCACCGAGGGCAAGCGCAAGGACGGCGCCAACCTCTACCCGGCCATGCCCTACACCTCGTACCACCTCATCAAGCGCGAGGACAGCGATGCCCTTTACGCCTACCTGATGAGCCAGACGCCGGTGCACCGCGCCGCTCCGGAAACCAGCCTGAGCTTCCCGTTCAACGTGCGGATGGGGCTGTCGGGCTGGAACATGCTCTACGGCAAGAGCGTCCAGCTCGAAAGCACCGAGGGTAAGAGCGACGCCTACCAGCGCGGCCAGTACCTGGTGGAAGTGCTCGGCCATTGCGGCGAGTGCCACACCCCGCGCAACAGCATCGGCGCGCTGCAGCAGGACAAGCGCCTCACCGGCGGCCTGCTCAACGGCTACAGCGCCCCGAGCCTGCTGGCCCAGGACCTGGCCGAGCGCGGCTGGACCAGTGCCGACCTCACCGGCTTCCTCAAGCACGGCATGAGCCCCCAGGGCAGCATGTTCAACGAGATGTTCCCGGTGATGCACCTGAGCACCCAGCACCTGGGCGACGAGGACCTGGCTGCCATGTCCACCTACCTGCTGGGCGATCAGCCGCCGCAGGCCAAGGTGGTCCAGGCAGTTGCCCAGGACCAGCTCAGCGACAGCGCCAAGCGTGGCCGCCAGCAGTACCTCAACGTCTGCGCCGGTTGTCACGGCAACGACGGCGAGGGCAAGCCGCACATCGCCGTGGCCATGCAGGGCAATACCACCTTGCGCCTGGCCGATTCGCGCAACCTGGCCAAGGTCATTGTCGAGGGCATCCGCGAGCAGCAGTTCACCGGCTTCGAGCGTATGCAACCGATGCCGGGCTTTGCCGACAAGCTCAGCGACGAGCAGCTCACCGACCTGATCAACTACCTGCGTCAGGCCTGGGGTGGCTTGCCGGGCGACATGGGCGTACAACAGGTCGCTCAACTCAAGGCGGAGTGA
- a CDS encoding (2Fe-2S)-binding protein, translating into MANRPLNLTINGQTVGPVEVPEDLPMIDYLHEYQNLTGSRLGCGQGICHACVVIVDNPDGTSEEVRTCITGAHYFEGKKVRTIEGHAKREDDGSVKELNPIQQKFVDRFAFQCSYCAPGFVNAATVLVEKAQRQPLKKSELESTIEASLGHHICRCTGYVRYYDATREVLTDLGLVKEG; encoded by the coding sequence ATGGCTAACCGTCCGCTCAACCTGACCATCAATGGTCAAACCGTCGGTCCGGTCGAGGTTCCCGAGGACCTGCCGATGATCGACTACCTGCACGAATACCAGAACCTCACCGGTTCGCGCCTGGGCTGCGGCCAGGGCATCTGCCACGCCTGCGTGGTGATCGTCGACAACCCCGACGGCACCAGCGAGGAAGTGCGTACCTGCATCACCGGCGCGCACTACTTCGAAGGCAAGAAGGTGCGCACCATCGAGGGCCACGCCAAGCGCGAGGACGACGGTTCGGTGAAGGAACTGAACCCGATCCAGCAGAAGTTCGTCGACCGTTTCGCCTTCCAGTGCAGCTACTGTGCACCGGGCTTCGTCAACGCCGCCACCGTGCTGGTGGAGAAGGCCCAGCGCCAGCCGCTGAAGAAGAGCGAACTGGAATCGACCATCGAGGCGAGCCTCGGCCATCACATCTGTCGCTGCACCGGGTACGTGCGTTACTACGACGCCACCCGCGAAGTGCTGACCGATCTCGGCCTGGTCAAGGAGGGCTAA